From Lolium perenne isolate Kyuss_39 chromosome 5, Kyuss_2.0, whole genome shotgun sequence, a single genomic window includes:
- the LOC127302837 gene encoding uncharacterized protein, which produces MSRRRRQGSDSDGEDDSFLYRYPLPTSAAAGASGANGGGGKPGRGGSGSGGLAPSKSTVYVSNLDFALTNSDLHTLFSRFGKVARVTVLKDRASRRSKGVAFVLFVRREDAAAAAAQMHGKLLNGRTLAASIAEDNGRAAQFIRRREYRDKSHCYECGGEGHLSYECPRNQLGPRDRPPPSKKSRRGAGASGGGGERDGPSWQSDDDDGVAAAFEDDRWASVVDTRGEDEKAAEKTAEKAARKEKRKGYFSDESDEDAD; this is translated from the coding sequence ATGTCTCGCCGGCGGCGGCAGGGCTCCGACTCCGACGGCGAGGACGACAGCTTCCTCTACCGCTACCCGCTgcccacctccgccgccgccggcgcttcCGGCGCCAACGGCGGGGGCGGCAAGCCCGGCAGGGGCGGCAGCGGCTCGGGCGGGCTCGCGCCGTCCAAGTCCACGGTGTACGTCTCCAACCTGGACTTCGCGCTCACCAACTCCGACCTGCACACCCTCTTCTCCCGCTTCGGCAAGGTCGCCCGCGTCACCGTCCTCAAGGACCGCGCCTCCCGCCGCAGCAAGGGCGTCGCCTTCGTCCTCTTCGTCCGCCGggaggacgccgccgccgccgccgcccagatGCACGGCAAGCTGCTCAACGGCCGCACCCTCGCCGCCTCCATCGCCGAGGACAACGGCCGCGCCGCGCAGTTCATCCGCCGCCGCGAGTACCGCGACAAGTCCCACTGCTACGAGTGCGGCGGGGAGGGCCACCTCTCCTACGAGTGCCCCCGCAACCAGCTCGGGCCCCGCGACAGGCCGCCGCCCTCTAAGAAGTCGCGCCGTGGCGCCGGCGctagtggcggtggcggcgaacgAGACGGACCCTCTTGGCAGTCGGACGATGACGACGGCGTCGCCGCGGCCTTCGAGGACGACAGGTGGGCGTCGGTGGTGGACACgaggggagaggacgagaaggCCGCCGAGAAGACGGCCGAGAAGGCggcgaggaaggagaagaggaaagGCTACTTCAGTGACGAGAGCGACGAGGATGCTGACTGA
- the LOC127302838 gene encoding uncharacterized protein, whose translation MATDGAENRQFSLQVDMQCRCMGCVSKVEKAMASIGSFKGVERSVGDVDTGVVAVAGKVNPAELRQWLKRKTMKDVKIVCPDPPVENRNQKMILVLGSSSRMGHTAPSAPPSPDNVSCALAPSGVWSDHEDVHLIEEKIRDLEKVRDTLKIKNLKNELTVAKYELRQSREVISSSKKTLLDSALSQLKAYEKLESLGCSLFD comes from the exons ATGGCAACG GACGGAGCCGAGAACAGGCAGTTCAGCCTCCAGGTTGACATGCAGTGCCGGTGCATGGGGTGCGTTAGCAAGGTCGAGAAAGCCATGGCCTCCATTGGGAGCTTCAAAG GAGTCGAGAGATCGGTGGGAGATGTCGACACTGGGGTTGTTGCTGTGGCAGGGAAGGTGAATCCAGCGGAGCTTCGCCAGTGgctgaagaggaagacaatgAAGGATGTCAAGATCGTTTGCCCTGATCCACCAGTTGAGAATCGTAATCAG AAAATGATATTGGTTCTGGGAAGCAGTTCAAGAATGGGGCACACTGCACCTTCAGCTCCACCATCACCAGATAACGTGTCCTGTGCTCTAGCACCATCAGGAGTTTGGTCTGACCATGAGGATGTGCATCTGATTGAAGAGAAGATCAGGGATCTCGAGAAGGTCAGGGATACGCTGAAAATCAAGAACCTGAAGAACGAGCTGACTGTGGCCAAGTATGAGCTCAGACAGTCCAGGGAAGTGATCAGCAGTAGCAAGAAGACTCTGCTAGATAGTGCTTTGAGTCAGCTCAAAGCGTACGAGAAACTTGAATCACTCGGTTGCTCGCTATTTGACTGA
- the LOC127302836 gene encoding uncharacterized protein yields the protein MSRLHSSAPMLLLRRRSSSTSTSLPSRQAPHVALAAATERACSGTLSPQDAHEVFDELLHQDTPVPAGALNGFLAALARAPASTACSDGLSLAFALFNRMPRGDGAPVPPPTVHTYGILLDCCCRARHQDLAFAFFGRFLRAGLKTNIVIVNTLLKVLCHAKRTDEALDMLLHRMPHLGCVPDAISYSTVIKGLCDGSRSQHALELLRMMAKQKAACSPDVVSYTTVIHGFLKEGKFSTASNLFHEMVQQGVVPNVVTFTSMIDVLCKRGRSKEARQILDCAILKGLKLNIVAYSTMLHGYATEGCLVDMNNLYNLMVGEGIVPNQYVFNILINAHAKCGSVDEAFLIFEDMQKQGVKPDVVTYLAMIDAFCRKGRMNDAIQQFNQMIDMGVRPDVQTYGCLIQGYCTHGDLVRAKELVHEMKEKGIRCPDVMFFTSIVNNLCKEGRVTDAQDIFDFMIHIGEKPNVITFSSLIDGYCLVGKMQKARRVHDDMVSVGIQPDAITYNILIDGYFKAGMVDAALTLFREMSDMAAKPNTLTYSIIMDGLFKAGRTVAAKEMFHEMDKSGVRLSIYTYNIILSGICKNGCADEAVMMFDKLRAMNHKFDIRSLTIIIDAMFKVGRIEQAQNLFAAIPAKGLVPTVITYTTMMSNLIEKGLIEKADSIFSSMERSGCASNSRMLNIIIRKLLNKGEIVRAINYMSRVDGKSMSLEASTISLLITLFSRKGIYHKHKDLLPERYQFLEGDIHS from the coding sequence ATGTCTCGCCTCCACTCGTCCGCTCCGATGCTCCTTctccgccgccgctcctcctccACATCCACCTCGCTGCCCTCACGCCAGGCTCCCCACGTCGCCCTTGCCGCGGCCACGGAGCGCGCCTGCTCCGGGACGCTCAGCCCTCAGGACGCACACGAGGTGTTCGACGAATTGCTCCACCAGGACACTCCGGTACCAGCGGGCGCCCTGAACGGCTTTCTCGCTGCCCTCGCCCGCGCGCCGGCCTCCACCGCCTGCAGCGACGGCCTGTCGCTGGCCTTCGCCCTCTTCAACCGCATGCCACGAGGCGATGGCGCGCCGGTGCCGCCGCCCACAGTCCACACGTACGGCATCCTGCTCGACTGCTGCTGCCGCGCGCGGCATCAAGACTTAGCGTTTGCCTTCTTCGGCCGCTTCCTCAGGGCGGGCCTCAAGACAAACATCGTTATCGTCAACACCCTCCTCAAGGTCCTCTGCCACGCAAAGCGGACAGATGAGGCTCTGGACATGCTGCTTCACAGGATGCCGCATCTGGGCTGCGTGCCTGATGCCATCTCATACAGCACAGTTATCAAGGGCTTATGTGATGGTAGCAGGAGCCAGCATGCACTCGAGCTACTCCGGATGATGGCAAAACAAAAAGCTGCCTGCTCCCCTGACGTGGTGTCATATACCACGGTTATCCATGGATTCTTAAAGGAGGGTAAATTCAGCACGGCAAGCAACCTATTCCATGAAATGGTGCAGCAGGGCGTTGTTCCTAATGTGGTGACATTTACCTCGATGATTGATGTGTTGTGCAAGCGTGGAAGAAGCAAAGAAGCTAGACAGATTCTGGATTGCGCGATTCTGAAGGGCCTCAAACTGAATATCGTGGCATACTCTACCATGCTACATGGGTACGCTACAGAAGGATGCCTTGTTGATATGAATAATCTCTATAACTTGATGGTAGGAGAAGGTATTGTACCTAACCAATATGTTTTCAACATATTGATCAATGCACATGCTAAGTGTGGATCGGTGGATGAGGCCTTTCTTATCTTTGAAGACATGCAGAAACAGGGAGTGAAACCGGATGTTGTGACCTATTTAGCCATGATAGATGCGTTTTGCAGAAAGGGTAGGATGAATGATGCTATTCAACAATTCAACCAGATGATTGATATGGGGGTACGGCCAGATGTACAGACTTATGGGTGCCTGATTCAGGGTTATTGTACACATGGTGATTTAGTGAGAGCTAAAGAATTGGTTCATGAAATGAAGGAAAAAGGCATCCGTTGTCCTGACGTTATGTTCTTTACCTCAATAGTGAACAACCTATGCAAAGAAGGAAGGGTGACAGATGCACAAGATATCTTTGACTTTATGATACATATAGGTGAAAAGCCCAATGTTATCACATTTAGTTCACTGATTGATGGATACTGCTTGGTTGGCAAGATGCAGAAAGCACGCAGGGTACACGATGATATGGTATCGGTTGGCATTCAGCCGGATGCAATTACGTACAATATACTTATTGATGGATACTTTAAAGCAGGAATGGTGGATGCTGCGTTGACTCTATTCAGAGAAATGTCAGATATGGCAGCTAAACCGAATACTCTTACTTATAGCATCATAATGGATGGATTATTTAAGGCTGGTAGAACTGTTGCTGCAAAGGAAATGTTCCATGAGATGGACAAAAGTGGAGTGAGATTGTCCATTTATACATACAATATAATTCTCAGTGGGATTTGTAAAAATGGTTGTGCCGATGAAGCAGTCATGATGTTTGACAAGTTGCGAGCAATGAACCATAAGTTTGATATTAGAAGTCTAACTATTATAATTGATGCAATGTTTAAAGTTGGAAGAATAGAGCAAGCTCAGAATTTGTTTGCTGCAATACCAGCCAAGGGATTGGTACCTACCGTTATAACGTACACTACGATGATGTCAAACCTTATAGAAAAAGGATTGATAGAAAAAGCTGACAGTATATTTTCATCAATGGAGAGGAGTGGTTGTGCTTCCAACTCTCGTATGCTAAATATTATTATCAGAAAGTTACTGAATAAAGGTGAAATAGTCAGGGCCATCAATTATATGTCCAGAGTTGATGGGAAAAGCATGTCGCTTGAAGCTTCAACTATTTCCCTGTTGATAACTCTCTTTTCAAGGAAAGGGATATACCATAAGCACAAAGATTTGCTCCCAGAAAGGTATCAGTTTTTGGAAGGAGACATCCACAGTTGA
- the LOC139831826 gene encoding uncharacterized protein: MPGFMECVSKSWSTPSVKLSSVAILADNLKKLRYNLKHWQKCISQLKVLIEKCNQAIFILDSIEDKRPLSVPEFNFRQLVKLHLEDLLLAQCMYWRKRCTIRWIKMGEDNTKFFHAKATERFRHNFISSLVASDGREIRDHDQMAGLLWASYKERMGSSEGISMQFDLSRILNRVEGLDILSRPFEEKEMDDIVKNMPADRAPGPDGYSGLFLKKCWHIIKTIQDCLAWTYEYIYQCQLSKKPILIVKLDFAKAFDTIEHKAILQILKYKGFDDVWIGWMKEVLSSGSSSILLNGVPGKQFICKRGVRQGDPLSPLLYVCGGDLLQSVINDNLNSNVLHLPIITNDSEFPVVQYADDTILLLAAEMDQVLALKEILHKFGLSTGLRVNFQKSQIVPLNVEETVTIQLAEALGCQIGSLPFPYLGLPLGTTKPSIQDLMPIVHGLERRLTATSIFLSQGARLQLISSALCSMPLHFLLSLKLPPGLIFPSFSIGHYLLKLFKSTVRFNKV, translated from the exons ATGCCGGGCTTTATGGAGTGTGTAAGCAAGTCTTGGAGTACTCCTTCTGTCAAGCTTTCTAGTGTTGCAATTCTTGCAGATAATCTTAAAAAGCTCAGATACAATTTGAAGCATTGGCAAAAGTGTATCTCACAACTTAAGGTTCTTATTGAGAAATGTAACCAGGCAATCTTTATCCTGGATTCTATAGAAGATAAAAGGCCTCTTTCAGTTCCTGAATTTAATTTTAGACAGCTGGTCAAACTTCATTTGGAGGATCTGTTGTTAGCCCAATGTATGTACTGGAGGAAGAGGTGCACCATTCGATGGATCAAGATGGGGGAGGATAACACCAAATTCTTCCATGCTAAAGCTACTGAAAGGTTCAGACATAATTTTATATCTTCTTTAGTAGCTTCTGATGGTAGAGAAATCAGGGATCATGATCAAATGGCAGGTCTGTTGTGGGCTTCTTATAAGGAAAGGATGGGGTCTTCAGAGGGTATATCTATGCAATTTGATCTTTCTAGGATACTCAATAGAGTTGAGGGCCTGGACATTTTATCAAGACCCTTTGAGGAAAAGGAAATGGATGATATTGTCAAGAACATGCCAGCTGATCGTGCTCCGGGGCCTGATGGTTACTCTGGTTTATTCTTGAAGAAGTGTTGGCATATTATAAA GACAATTCAAGATTGTCTTGCATGGACCTATGAGTATATATACCAGTGCCAACTATCCAAGAAACCAATTCTAATTGTAAAGTTGGATTTTGCAAAAGCTTTTGACACAATTGAGCATAAAGCCATTTTGCAAATTTTGAAGTATAAGGGGTTTGATGATGTCTGGATTGGTTGGATGAAGGAGGTATTATCTTCTGGTtcatcatctattcttctcaatgGGGTGCCTGGAAAGCAGTTTATATGTAAGAGGGGGGTGAGGCAAGGTGACCCCCTTTCACCCTTACTGTATGTTTGTGGGGGTGATCTTCTACAGTCAGTTATTAATGATAATCTCAACAGTAATGTGTTGCATCTGCCTATCATTACAAATGATTCTGAGTTTCCAGTGgttcaatatgctgatgataccatTCTGTTGCTTGCTGCTGAAATGGATCAAGTGCTTGCACTAAAGGAGATTTTGCATAAGTTTGGACTATCAACTGGTTTAAGAGTGAACTTCCAGAAGTCTCAAATTGTACCCCTGAATGTGGAGGAGACTGTCACTATTCAGTTGGCTGAAGCTCTGGGTTGTCAGATTGGATCATTGCCATTTCCTTATCTTGGGCTGCCACTTGGTACTACTAAGCCCTCTATCCAGGATCTAATGCCTATTGTTCATGGGTTGGAGAGGAGGCTTACTGCCACATCCATATTCCTGTCTCAAGGAGCAAGGCTTCAGCTCATCTCATCTGCTTTATGCTCGATGCCCCTACATTTTCTGCTGTCTCTTAAATTGCCACCAGGTTTG ATTTTTCCCAGCTTTTCTATCGGCCATTATCTGCTGAAGCTTTTCAAGAGTACTGTCAGGTTCAACAAGGTCTGA